ggaagaagttgtgtggaactatgaaaaaaaaaaaagcaaaatatgcaaactgattagtccatgcacaagacaggcaacatcaaggatagtgtgagctcaggagcgccgtggtcccgtggttagtgtgagcaactgcagaacgagaggtccttggttcaagtcttccctcgagtgaaaagattaattttttatataatcaacttcgctctccaaaattccaggacatgttcagatttggttggacatatgcaggatttgacggtctacacagggaaaaaaTTTGACAACGTTAAAAACACATTTTGacggagcacagagaaaactgtgcgactgtgaaactgttgcattcatctgttgcagtttatgtgacaaactcttatgttttcatcacttttttgggagtgattatcacatccacaagaaaacctaaatcaggcaaggtagaagaatctttttacccattcgccaagtgtaaaagttaggtgggtcgacaacatgttcctgtcatgtgacgcacatgccgtcaccattgtcgtatagaatatatcatatgtgttttcctgtggaggaatcggttgacctgtgaccttgcgatcaaatgttttcggttcccattggaaaggcacgtcctttcgtctactaatcgcacgattttacGACGCgatcgcaaaacacaaacactaaacttattacagtgaatagagacgtcaatgaacgaacggacagatcataactttgcgaaaataaagaacgttaacttttcactcgagggaagacttgaaccgaggacctctcgttccgcagctgctcacgctaaccacggcgctcctgagctcacactatccttgaagttgcctatcttgcgcatggactactcagtttgtatattttcttattttttttcatagttccacacaactacttcctgttttctcgaatgatctgtgttcagtttttcaaggcctatccactgtgccaacttataaccaaatctgaggaggggtgcgatagggaggttctcTTGTTAGAATTACTCACTTTCGAAAGAATAACGAACCTGTAAACTTATGCAAAGGTTCAAAACAACTAGCATCTGTCAACACACTATAAATACTGACGATTAATCATCTTGATTGCGAAGCAATCGAACCTAGCTAACCTGTTGCAATTGCCTCCACCTGACTGCTGACACTTGCATCCTGAAAGCAACAACTATACCGTGTTTCCTAGTTCCTCTACCTTTTAATGTTGACTTAGTTCTCCTTCATTGCATTAGAGAAATGGTTCATCCTGTTCCAACAATGCTCTGCTGTACTGTGATTTAATATGAGAGCGGCTGTGTTGAAGACAAATTTGGTAATCCTGATCAGGCTGATGCAGATTGCTTCGATAAAGATCTCTCCAAGACTATATTCTTTGTTACACAGAATCACGAAATCTTAGTATACCAGCACATGTAGTTGACTCACATTGATGACAATCTTTTGGCTACCAATTGATAAATCCATAGTATAGCCACTGAGCTAGAACTGCAACATTAGGAAATTCAAAACTCGATCCAGTACGACTTCATAACTACACAGGGAATTGTGATAACTGACTACTACTTCGAAAGTAACCAAAACCTTACAGATGTTTTTGTATAGCACACATGCAACACAGCTGCATGTTAACACCTTGCACGCTATCATTCAGATAGGATTACAATAGAAGCTGAGCCCTAACTTACTGCACAAGCGAAATCTTCATTAATCTTCAATAATATCGACATATTAACTTTCATACAATAAACTACATagtatattgaaaaaaaaaggttgTTGGCAATATTATTAAGCTAAATCTCCTTTGCATCGAAATACCCCACAATGATTTGCTGACACACCCCACTGATGGAGTGTTAGATCTTCAAAATTTGTAACCATCTTTGGTGCCCCAATGCTGTCGTTTCTGACCACAACACTCCATCACTGTGCTCAGCCATCACCATTGCATCAGAATCGCCACTGCCCAAATGATGCATCTTGCTGTCCCTGCTGCCTCAGTACACTTTTGGTACATCTTTCATCACTGCACCATCACACCACTGCATCATTTCAGTTGGCCACATTTTTTTCTACAATAACCAAAAATGACCAATTCAAACAATaaattattgtactattttttataaaattcttaCAAGCTTTATATCACTGTCCGCTGTTTTACTACGTTCAGCAATGTTTCTGTTACTCTGATTAGAACAAAGCATCCCTTAGCAAGTGCTACTCATCCAAAGGAGTATTTTCAGTCATTCACCAAATATGTCTGTAATTTTGAGATCAGTAACCTGCAGCTATGGAGGGGGAAATAAGTGTGCATTGTGTACCAACTGACAAGGTGAAAAGCTTTATTTTAACCAGAATTCTAATTTTTCAAAGGTATCTCTTTATATAACTGAACTGTGTTTCGCTGTAGAGCTATGGCTAGGCAGAGGCCAGTTCTGTACTATTTACTTCTGTATATTGTCAGCAGTGCATGCCTtcttcacatgcataccatgctcACAAAGAGAATGTTAAGATGCAACACTTCACAGAAGCATTGCTGGTTAGGAAAAGCTAGAAAACGCTGCTCCAACTAATCAGGTATCTGCGAAGAGTCACATGGGGCCATAGAGCATACCTGGGACCAATGTGACTTGCTCTTGGCTATCGGGTTTTGATCTGATTCGGCATGCCTTCGATCCCTCTCTTGGGCAGTATGTCTCTAAGTGTGTTAGTGGCCGCAGAGCATTAGATTATGGAAGTAAAGACAAGTCAGTTATCTTTAAGCACAATACTTCGTTCCCTATTCAACAATACGTTCAATTCTCATGCACTTCTGGATCCCATGTCCCACAACTCTCTTGCCATTGACAGTTCTTATACAATGGGTTGTTCATCAGTtgtgatttatttagtttgtttTTATTAGGAGCAGTTACATTCATGTATTTATGGGTATGTATTGTTTCCATGGATcaatttcttcaaaaatggctctgagcactatgggactcaacatctgaggtcatcagtcccctagaacttagaactacttaaacctaactaacctaaggacatcacacacatccatgcccaagtcaggattcgaacctgcgaccgtagcagtcgcagggttccggactgaagcgcctagaaccacacggccactgcggTCAGGAGATCAATTTCTTTTACTGGTTATCCACACAACCACAAAATATGATGTTCATTTCCTGTTTACACCTGACATACAGATGAACACTATATTACCGTTCCTTAGCATACTATGGTGCTTTTTTTAATATGTTCctacaatttttattgttttttgttgtgGATTCATGATGTATAGTCGCCACATTTAGTAGTGTATTTTCAGTAACAAATGCAGAGAGGACTGTTGTCCTTAATGGGCATTACAATGGAAAAAGAGgtccagaaagaaaaaaagaacttgGAAAAAGGTCAAGAGGATGATCTACAATATGGTGCAGGATGCctttgactaaaaataaaaaatgaagcatatattaagtgagtagtcttttgaaacttaagaagctgttcctgaaaatttacattttctgttgcatttttccctaaatctcagaaaccactttgaaTGGAGTATTCAGATTTTTAGGAAGTAATAACATACATAACCAGAGGCAACTAAActaaaagaacataatgttatgtacaattaaaattatttccgataatgtacaaaaaatacacaaaatgtcAACCACGTAATTAAACAATTGCCTttccaaaagcagtggctgaagGGCAATTATtacagttcagtagactcagaacacacAGTATAATGTCCatcaaaagtttcatgtcaatggttcgtgaaatacagggaagccaagtcactaaatttaacattgtcggtatGGGACGATCCAACTGCCCTTAAACCTGGTTGTGCTTTCCttttactgaaaaataaaatttaatacaagtGTATGTTGATGTAACCAGTTACGAATAATTTATACAGCAGTTGAAGTTGTCCCATAATGAGAAAGATGGAATGAAATGTAATCACATAACTAAAAAGTGTTATTGTTAAAGTCTAGCAAAACTGAACAAtgtcaataaaaaaaaatggttgaaatggctcggagcactatgggactcaacatctgaggtcatcagtcccctagacttagaactacttaaacctaactaacctaaggacatcacacacatccatggccgaggcaggattcgaacctgtgaccgtagcagtcacgtggttctggactgaagtgcctagaaccgcacagccaccgcggccagcaCAATGTCAATCACTTAATGATAATTATCTTAAGTTGTTACAGGTATGATGAGACatactaaaccactttcactaataACAAATACTTAGAAtatcaaaaataaaaatcattctgaacttaaaAACAAAGCTTATTTACAGAACTCCAAAAAACATCATGTTTATTCACAGAAAGTAAGAAAAATATCCAAAATGAAAAATCTTAAAATAACACAAGAAACAATAAATAagaatgctcatttgatgtatttaTTAAGTACAATAAATATTATTCAACTGGATTAAATTCAGTAACCAGTAATCACATTCTGAGCTCTCCCAAGTGTTGTTCTTGTGTATACCAACACCTGGAATCAAACTATATCATTAAATGTTTACCTATTACAATTTCTGTGGTGCTAAatgctaaataaataattaagaGCTTTGGTGCGTAACACTTATATATCTTATATCTGATTCATGATCAGAGCTTAGGAATTTCACAAAAATATAGCTATTGTGAATTGGTGTAATGGGCAAACAACCATGATGAACTTGTTAGACTGCATACTTTACCAACTGACTCATTTGTGTGACTATGCATTGACAAGCACAAGTTTTATTAACACAGTCGACCAGGAGACTGAATGCCACATGTTGCAGGCACATGATGCAGTAAGGAGAGTACGAGTATATAAGCAGAACAAAGATCAACAAGGAATTATTCTAGCAATGATGTgagttgcaaacatgtaaatttattGACATAAGTGACTGTAAGAAAGAACAGATTGTTCTGGTCTGACGGCTGGGAACTAGCATCTCGAAAGTGATGCTGGTTGGGTGGTTGTATGCTGCCACTGTGAACATCTGCAGAAAGTTGCTGGGGCTCAAAATATCACAAAACATGGAGGTCAGGGGCTTGCCTGCTTTGAGGTACTTACAATTACTGACACAGTTTAAAGATTTATCCAATAGGAAAAATAGCAGCGTAAATGAGAAAAACAAATTTGATTCACTTTAGTGTACAGTTTAGTACTACAGTTTCATGACATTTCATGTTATGGATTTTTATATTGTCACACTATCTGTGACCCCTCTATAGTACACATTATTGCATATTTTTTCACAGTCCTAGCACATTTTAATGTTATTTCACAGGCATTACATAATTAATGTCTCACTGTCATATCCTTTATTCTATAAGCCTGAAGGGCACCAACCAGAGAAAGCTATTAGCTTGAAGCAACACTTTTTGTGACTTCTTTCTGATGTGAAGTAATGCATGACTCCAGAGAGTACACAACACAGCAAAAGATTTGCCTCAAATATCTCACCCATGAGACTTCTTTCCAGTGTGAGTTAATGCATGTCTCTGGAGATAACCTGGCCTTGAAAAAGATTTGCCACAAATATCACATGTGTGCGATTTATTTCCAGTGTGTAATAACGAATGTGCTTTTAGATCAACTGACCTAGCAAATGATTTGCCACAAATATCACATTCATGAGGTCTCTGCCCAGTGTGTAAGAAGGCGTGTTTCTTGAGGTCACATGACATAGCAAAAGATTTGCCACAAATACCACATTCGTGAGGTCTCAGCCCAGTGTGTAAGAACGCATGTCTCTTGAGATCACCAGTCAGAGCAAAACATTTGCCACAAATGTCACATTCGTGAGGTCTATCACCAGTGTGTTTGAATGAATGTTGCTTAAGAGAACATGTTCTAGCAAAAGATTTGCcacaaatatcacatttgtaaGGTTTCAGTCCAGTGTGAATTAATTCATGTCTCTTGAGAGTACCCAACTCTGCAAACGATTTGCCACAAATATTACAATTGTAAGGTTTCAGTCCAGTGTGAATTAATGAATGTCTCTTGAGATTACTTCGCACAGCAAACAATTTGCCACAAATATTACATTTGTGGGGTCTCTTTGTGGTAAGTCTAACACCATGGGCACCAGCTGTGGATAAAGTTCCATAACCACTCAGCTTCTGTGTCATACGTGGTTTACGTGTGTCTTTAAAGGACTTTTTTGAAGCTTTTGAAGATTCCTTATCTGAAGATTGCTCAGTGTGTTCTGTGAGAGAACCTATTGGCTCACTGTCTGAGAGGCTACTGTTCTCGTGTTCTTCACTACAGCCATATTTCTCATGATTGCCAGTTGTTAGGACTCGACAATTCTCACCCACTCTCAAATGTTTTTTCAAGCTAACATTACTGTGAAATACCTCGCCACAGGATTTACAAACATACGTAGGAGGTTGCATGCCATCAATGTGCATGACCACATGCTTTCTGAGTCTGTATTTTGAAGTAAAGCACAGTAAGCAGACATCACAAATAAATACATTGAATTCCTGTTCCCTCATACTACATTCAAATCTGGTGCTAAGCGAGATATCCTCATCCATGGTTAATTCTTGTGTATGAGTACCACACTCGTGTGTTgacttctctctgtctctctccagcTCATTCTTGACCAGTCCATGGTGAACAGTTTCTTCAAATGAAATGCCACAGCTCCCACCAGTAATTTGAATCAATCTGAGGAGTTAAGAGGAGAATGTTAAATATTGATATAtacaaggcatagaaactatatttCAGAGTCCAGACCTCCAGGACTATAGGCCACAAGTCATAGACATACGAGCATACAAAATTACAAACTGAGTAAATATTagcgatttaaaattataatattctACCAGAAAGAAAGAACTGATGAAGTAAAGGTGGGTAAAAAGAAAATAACCAGAGAAAATTCAATAATAATCACTGACGATTTTATTTGGAATTTTTGCATACTTAAAATAATTAACTTTTAATTGTTATAATTCTTTTGGTGTTCCTCTTCCATCATAACAGCTCTGCAAGTACTTTTGTTTTGAAAACACCTTTGGAAAGAAATTGGTACAACCACCAACAGATAATTTATTTCTCCAAATAAGACAGAATTTTTGCCGTTTGATTCCTAGTGAGTCAAGAAGTACTGCAAGCACCAATATCTTTACTGGATATCTAGTATAGTTGTCAGTCAGGTGGGTAATGACTGTTCATTACAATAAACAAtgtcatcattaaaaaaaattcaaaacagaaattgcatagagatgaatgaatgtgaatgacacacatttacagatactttcAGTCTATGAATGTGGTTTTGGCACTGCAGCTTATGTGAAGCCTTGAGCAAATGGAAATACTTTCTGGAAGGATGGAAACAGTTATAAATTAGCCAGTATACTTACAGATAGTCATTTTGAAACATACATGCacattataattacattttcccCTGAGACATTCAAGTCCCTCCTTTATCTACCTGGCAATtgtgacaatgtaagggaaaataagca
Above is a window of Schistocerca cancellata isolate TAMUIC-IGC-003103 chromosome 11, iqSchCanc2.1, whole genome shotgun sequence DNA encoding:
- the LOC126108990 gene encoding zinc finger protein ZFP2-like isoform X1; this translates as MILTCCHLVVLKKFVCYIFQICRSAAMDQKPPVWMKKEETDEVPAEPGSMFPEDPVIIEEPSVGVKQDSELKHVDDSDFNVATSTRYASNSERLIQITGGSCGISFEETVHHGLVKNELERDREKSTHECGTHTQELTMDEDISLSTRFECSMREQEFNVFICDVCLLCFTSKYRLRKHVVMHIDGMQPPTYVCKSCGEVFHSNVSLKKHLRVGENCRVLTTGNHEKYGCSEEHENSSLSDSEPIGSLTEHTEQSSDKESSKASKKSFKDTRKPRMTQKLSGYGTLSTAGAHGVRLTTKRPHKCNICGKLFAVRSNLKRHSLIHTGLKPYNCNICGKSFAELGTLKRHELIHTGLKPYKCDICGKSFARTCSLKQHSFKHTGDRPHECDICGKCFALTGDLKRHAFLHTGLRPHECGICGKSFAMSCDLKKHAFLHTGQRPHECDICGKSFARSVDLKAHSLLHTGNKSHTCDICGKSFSRPGYLQRHALTHTGKKSHG
- the LOC126108990 gene encoding zinc finger protein ZFP2-like isoform X2, producing MTGGITSFWQPSTNSISPAVMSRLIQITGGSCGISFEETVHHGLVKNELERDREKSTHECGTHTQELTMDEDISLSTRFECSMREQEFNVFICDVCLLCFTSKYRLRKHVVMHIDGMQPPTYVCKSCGEVFHSNVSLKKHLRVGENCRVLTTGNHEKYGCSEEHENSSLSDSEPIGSLTEHTEQSSDKESSKASKKSFKDTRKPRMTQKLSGYGTLSTAGAHGVRLTTKRPHKCNICGKLFAVRSNLKRHSLIHTGLKPYNCNICGKSFAELGTLKRHELIHTGLKPYKCDICGKSFARTCSLKQHSFKHTGDRPHECDICGKCFALTGDLKRHAFLHTGLRPHECGICGKSFAMSCDLKKHAFLHTGQRPHECDICGKSFARSVDLKAHSLLHTGNKSHTCDICGKSFSRPGYLQRHALTHTGKKSHG
- the LOC126108990 gene encoding zinc finger protein ZFP2-like isoform X3, giving the protein MWMTLILILIQITGGSCGISFEETVHHGLVKNELERDREKSTHECGTHTQELTMDEDISLSTRFECSMREQEFNVFICDVCLLCFTSKYRLRKHVVMHIDGMQPPTYVCKSCGEVFHSNVSLKKHLRVGENCRVLTTGNHEKYGCSEEHENSSLSDSEPIGSLTEHTEQSSDKESSKASKKSFKDTRKPRMTQKLSGYGTLSTAGAHGVRLTTKRPHKCNICGKLFAVRSNLKRHSLIHTGLKPYNCNICGKSFAELGTLKRHELIHTGLKPYKCDICGKSFARTCSLKQHSFKHTGDRPHECDICGKCFALTGDLKRHAFLHTGLRPHECGICGKSFAMSCDLKKHAFLHTGQRPHECDICGKSFARSVDLKAHSLLHTGNKSHTCDICGKSFSRPGYLQRHALTHTGKKSHG